A portion of the Rubeoparvulum massiliense genome contains these proteins:
- a CDS encoding response regulator transcription factor, producing MSKILVVDDEHSILTLLRFNLEKAGYEVIQAMDGNQALHMALHEQPDCIILDVMLPKMDGIEVCKELRKAECMVPIIMLTAKDEEFDKVLGLELGADDYMTKPFSPREVVAHVRALLRRSNQYSQPQEVSKEEEVLKLGVLTVYVDRYEALRNDELLRLTPKEFELLAYFIRNRGRVLTRDHLLEVIWNYDFTGDSRIVDVHVSHLREKIEDDPKAPSYIQTVRGIGYKMIGE from the coding sequence ATGAGTAAAATCTTAGTCGTAGATGATGAACACTCGATTCTAACATTACTTCGGTTTAATCTTGAGAAGGCAGGGTACGAAGTGATTCAGGCCATGGATGGAAATCAAGCCTTACACATGGCGCTCCATGAGCAACCTGATTGTATCATTTTAGATGTAATGCTTCCTAAGATGGACGGCATTGAGGTTTGTAAGGAGCTTCGCAAGGCAGAATGTATGGTTCCCATTATTATGCTAACTGCTAAAGATGAGGAGTTTGATAAGGTCTTAGGTCTAGAACTGGGAGCCGATGATTACATGACTAAGCCTTTCAGTCCGCGGGAGGTGGTGGCTCATGTACGTGCTCTCCTACGCCGTTCCAATCAGTATTCGCAGCCTCAGGAGGTAAGTAAGGAAGAAGAGGTATTAAAACTTGGAGTTTTGACCGTATATGTAGACCGCTATGAAGCATTGCGGAATGATGAGCTTCTACGCCTTACACCGAAAGAGTTTGAACTTCTTGCCTATTTTATTCGTAATCGTGGTCGTGTATTAACACGTGATCATCTCTTGGAAGTGATTTGGAATTATGATTTTACGGGTGATTCCCGGATTGTGGATGTCCACGTCAGTCATTTACGGGAAAAAATCGAAGATGATCCAAAGGCACCTTCCTATATCCAGACGGTACGTGGAATCGGCTATAAAATGATCGGAGAGTAG
- a CDS encoding ABC transporter ATP-binding protein: protein MSESQPILEVKNLKKYFGSGPLALKAVDDVSFSIKQGEVLGLVGESGCGKSTTGRTIIRLYDATAGEVLYQGKDVHKLKKSEMKQFNREMQMIFQDPYASLNPRMTVMDIIAEGIDIHGLYRGKDRQDRVRQLLETVGLNKEHVNRFPHEFSGGQRQRIGIARALAVEPKFIIADEPISALDVSIQAQVVNLLKELQEKHGLTYLFIAHDLSMVKHISDRVGVMYLGNLVEIAPSKKLYDHPLHPYTEALLSAIPIPDPEIERKRERIILQGDVPSPINPPSGCRFRTRCPKAMGRCAEERPVMKELEKDHWVACHLYD, encoded by the coding sequence ATGAGCGAATCACAACCAATTCTTGAAGTAAAGAATCTGAAGAAGTATTTTGGTAGTGGACCTCTCGCGCTCAAGGCTGTGGATGATGTCTCCTTTTCAATCAAACAAGGAGAAGTTTTAGGCTTGGTTGGTGAATCTGGCTGTGGTAAATCAACCACAGGCCGAACCATCATTCGTCTGTACGACGCAACTGCTGGTGAAGTTCTTTATCAAGGAAAAGACGTGCACAAGCTGAAAAAAAGTGAGATGAAGCAGTTCAATCGGGAGATGCAGATGATTTTCCAAGACCCATACGCTTCTCTCAATCCACGGATGACGGTTATGGATATCATTGCAGAAGGTATTGATATTCATGGCCTCTACCGAGGCAAGGATCGTCAGGATCGTGTTCGTCAATTGCTTGAAACAGTAGGTCTGAATAAGGAACACGTGAATCGTTTTCCTCATGAGTTTAGTGGTGGACAACGTCAACGGATCGGTATCGCCCGTGCCCTTGCAGTAGAGCCAAAATTTATTATTGCGGATGAGCCTATCTCAGCCCTTGATGTTTCCATTCAAGCTCAGGTTGTTAACTTGCTAAAAGAATTGCAGGAGAAACATGGCTTGACTTATCTCTTTATTGCCCATGATCTCTCCATGGTGAAGCATATCTCCGATCGTGTGGGTGTTATGTATCTTGGGAATCTTGTGGAGATTGCTCCAAGTAAGAAGCTATATGATCATCCACTTCATCCTTATACAGAAGCCTTGCTATCTGCCATTCCTATTCCTGATCCAGAGATTGAGCGTAAGCGGGAACGGATTATTTTACAGGGTGATGTACCAAGCCCAATTAATCCACCTAGCGGTTGTCGCTTCCGCACCCGTTGTCCAAAAGCGATGGGTCGCTGCGCTGAAGAACGACCAGTTATGAAGGAACTAGAAAAGGATCATTGGGTAGCTTGTCATCTCTATGATTAA
- a CDS encoding ABC transporter ATP-binding protein: MEKVLEVNNLHVSFHTYAGEVKAVRGVSFDVAKGECVAIVGESGCGKSVTSKTIMRLNPTPPAEILRGSSITFMGTELTRLSEKEMQKVRGADIGMIFQDPMTSLNPTMTVGKQISEGLIKHQHLSKADAMKRAIEMLELVGIPNPVERVKQYPHQFSGGMRQRVMIAIALACSPKLLIADEPTTALDVTIQAQILDLMKGLQNKLDTSIILITHDLGVVAEMAQRVIVMYAGKVVETGTVDEIFFNPKHPYTWGLLQSVPRLDLVHGQKLVPIQGTPPDLLNPPVGCPFAARCDYAMKVCQQAMPEYTTLSTEHRVACWLEDPRAPKVERPVDAGEVKAQ; the protein is encoded by the coding sequence ATGGAAAAAGTACTTGAGGTGAACAATCTCCATGTATCGTTCCATACGTATGCTGGAGAAGTGAAGGCAGTACGTGGAGTCTCCTTTGATGTAGCAAAAGGGGAATGCGTCGCCATCGTAGGTGAATCAGGATGTGGTAAGTCGGTTACTTCCAAAACCATCATGCGTCTCAATCCTACTCCACCTGCTGAGATTCTTCGAGGTTCCAGCATTACATTCATGGGAACTGAACTAACCCGGCTGTCGGAGAAGGAGATGCAAAAGGTTCGTGGTGCCGATATTGGCATGATCTTCCAGGATCCGATGACATCCTTAAATCCTACAATGACAGTTGGAAAGCAAATTAGTGAGGGCTTAATAAAGCACCAACACTTGAGCAAAGCCGATGCCATGAAACGCGCTATCGAGATGCTTGAATTAGTTGGAATTCCCAATCCGGTGGAACGGGTTAAACAGTATCCACATCAATTTAGTGGTGGGATGCGGCAGCGTGTGATGATTGCTATTGCCTTAGCATGCTCGCCAAAGCTATTGATTGCAGATGAACCAACCACAGCTTTGGATGTAACGATACAAGCACAGATTCTTGATCTGATGAAAGGTCTTCAGAATAAACTAGATACTTCGATTATTCTTATCACCCATGATTTGGGTGTTGTTGCAGAAATGGCTCAGCGTGTAATTGTTATGTATGCTGGCAAAGTAGTAGAGACAGGGACAGTGGATGAAATATTCTTTAATCCTAAGCATCCATATACTTGGGGATTATTGCAGTCTGTCCCTCGCCTTGATCTCGTACATGGTCAAAAATTAGTCCCAATTCAGGGAACACCACCGGACTTGCTAAATCCTCCAGTAGGTTGTCCATTTGCAGCCCGTTGCGATTATGCGATGAAGGTTTGTCAACAAGCAATGCCAGAGTATACAACGCTCTCAACTGAGCATCGTGTAGCATGTTGGCTCGAGGATCCACGTGCTCCTAAGGTTGAACGTCCAGTAGATGCTGGGGAGGTGAAAGCACAATGA
- a CDS encoding ABC transporter permease, translated as MVERDITEDMFTPLDKNSLDAEKINRPIVTYWQDAWARLKRNKAAMASLMLLVLLVVVAIIGPFMNDFRYSDQNYSELNLKPFSAAALENNHFFGTDDLGRDIWQRIWVGTKISLFIGVMAALLDLIIGVLYGAIAGYKGGKTDTIMMRIIEVVVGIPQLILVILLVLILGGSLWTIILAMAISGWMGMARLTRGQILQLKEQEFVMAATTLGADTKRMILKHLIPNALGPILVTVTFTIPSAIFTEATLSFIGVGLEPPLASLGSLVNDGYKMLRTYSWNLWFPAAVISIIILAFNILGDGLRDAFDPKMRK; from the coding sequence ATGGTGGAACGAGATATTACAGAGGATATGTTTACTCCTTTAGATAAGAATTCACTAGATGCAGAGAAGATCAATCGGCCTATTGTCACATATTGGCAGGATGCTTGGGCACGCTTAAAACGTAATAAGGCAGCTATGGCATCATTGATGCTTCTTGTTCTATTAGTTGTGGTAGCGATTATCGGCCCGTTTATGAACGATTTTCGTTACAGTGATCAGAACTATTCTGAATTGAATTTAAAGCCATTTTCAGCGGCTGCATTGGAGAACAATCATTTCTTTGGAACAGATGATCTTGGACGTGATATTTGGCAACGGATCTGGGTTGGTACGAAAATCTCCCTCTTTATTGGGGTGATGGCGGCCTTACTAGATTTGATCATCGGTGTTCTTTATGGTGCAATTGCTGGTTATAAAGGTGGAAAAACCGATACGATCATGATGCGGATCATTGAGGTTGTTGTTGGTATCCCTCAATTGATTCTTGTTATCTTACTTGTATTAATTCTTGGTGGTAGTCTTTGGACCATCATTCTTGCCATGGCCATATCGGGCTGGATGGGAATGGCGCGGTTAACTCGTGGACAGATTCTGCAATTGAAGGAACAAGAATTTGTCATGGCAGCTACGACACTGGGAGCCGATACAAAACGGATGATTTTGAAGCATTTGATTCCTAATGCATTAGGTCCCATCCTCGTTACTGTAACATTTACAATTCCAAGTGCCATTTTTACAGAAGCAACATTGAGCTTTATTGGTGTAGGTCTTGAACCGCCGTTAGCAAGTTTAGGCTCCCTTGTAAACGATGGGTATAAGATGTTGCGTACCTATTCATGGAACCTGTGGTTTCCCGCTGCAGTAATCAGTATTATCATCTTAGCGTTTAACATTCTGGGAGATGGGTTACGTGATGCGTTTGACCCGAAAATGCGGAAATAG
- a CDS encoding ABC transporter permease: MVRYVGKRFLYMLLTLWVIITLTFFLMHLLPGDPFSDIEKLTPEIRQQLLSNYGLDKPLIFQYFVYLKELGTGNLGTSMKSTGQTVNDILSGALPISAQIGAQAAAVGIIFGLLLGIIASLKQNTFADYFTIIFAVIFMAVPSFVIATLLQYFVGLKLGWFPVARWDREYASVLPTLAIAFGQIAFFARMMRASMLDVIGADYMMTAKAKGIKPIAVVWRHTIRNAILPVITFIPTTVLGLITGSLVIEQIFAIPGMGKWLVESIYRNDYSITMGLTLVLAAFYIVSLFLVDVLYGFVDPRIRVAGGKE, translated from the coding sequence GTGGTACGTTATGTAGGCAAACGTTTTCTCTATATGTTACTCACCCTCTGGGTGATCATAACACTCACTTTTTTTCTGATGCATCTATTGCCTGGCGATCCCTTTTCCGATATTGAAAAGCTAACGCCAGAAATTCGGCAACAGTTGCTGTCTAATTATGGCTTAGACAAGCCTTTAATCTTCCAATACTTTGTTTATTTGAAAGAGTTGGGCACAGGTAATTTGGGGACATCGATGAAAAGTACGGGACAAACGGTGAATGATATATTAAGTGGGGCACTTCCAATCTCTGCCCAAATCGGTGCGCAAGCAGCAGCGGTAGGAATTATCTTTGGTTTACTACTAGGGATTATCGCTTCATTGAAGCAGAATACCTTTGCGGACTACTTTACCATTATTTTTGCGGTAATTTTTATGGCAGTTCCCTCATTTGTTATTGCTACCTTATTGCAGTATTTTGTGGGGTTGAAGCTGGGGTGGTTCCCGGTTGCTCGGTGGGACCGAGAGTATGCTAGTGTTTTACCTACTTTAGCCATTGCCTTTGGGCAGATCGCTTTCTTCGCACGGATGATGCGTGCAAGTATGCTTGATGTTATTGGCGCAGACTATATGATGACAGCGAAAGCAAAAGGGATTAAGCCAATTGCTGTTGTATGGCGTCATACCATTCGAAATGCTATTTTACCAGTTATCACCTTCATTCCTACTACAGTATTAGGCTTGATTACAGGCTCCCTAGTAATTGAGCAGATCTTTGCAATTCCAGGTATGGGGAAATGGTTGGTAGAATCAATCTATCGAAATGACTACTCAATCACAATGGGATTAACATTGGTGCTTGCAGCATTTTATATTGTTTCCCTCTTCCTCGTGGATGTTTTATATGGATTTGTTGACCCGAGAATACGTGTGGCAGGAGGGAAGGAGTAA
- a CDS encoding peptide ABC transporter substrate-binding protein, whose protein sequence is MKGNRNKWLLLILSMLLVFSVVLTACGGKESTTGDNKNQSGTEGQKPEEKPEETPAVEQVLRLTISDEPLLDPQRSQYNFEFLVINGVMEGLLRLDQESKPTAGIAEKWEASEDGMVWTFHLREAKWNDGTAVMAHDFVYAWERAVDPAIGSIYASIVSDHVKNAEALDEKTLKVELANPTPYFESLMSFQTFFPAKKEFVEANGEGYGTEPDKLLYNGPFKLAQWEHNNRLVLEKNENYWDADTVKLTKITLDIVKDGNADLALYEEGSIDRVGLAREQVPMFKDHAEYNTISEPVVFYMMLNTKTDVLANSNIRKALSYGFDRQAYTDVILNNGSVPAHGLIPDNVPGPEGAKDFRSANGDLVTYDPEKAKEFLNAGLKELGLEKLPPLRYLSTDSTTGIKGSEFVKENYTKLGIDIAVELVPVATVKEKRQKGEFELYFGGWGPDYWDPMTFMDLWVTDGPFNEGKWSNAQYDEIIQFAKSTSDTKTRMERLLEAERILIQDEAAIVPAYYRTIAYLQKPYVQNFVMHPFGADHEWKWVEIGAH, encoded by the coding sequence ATGAAGGGGAACCGTAACAAGTGGCTGCTACTCATCCTCTCCATGCTGTTAGTGTTTAGTGTTGTTTTAACAGCATGCGGTGGTAAAGAGAGCACAACAGGTGATAACAAGAATCAATCAGGTACAGAGGGTCAAAAGCCAGAAGAAAAGCCAGAAGAAACACCAGCTGTAGAACAAGTTCTTCGTCTTACGATTTCTGACGAACCACTCTTAGATCCACAACGCTCACAGTACAATTTTGAATTTCTCGTTATTAATGGTGTGATGGAAGGCTTACTCCGTTTGGATCAAGAGAGTAAACCAACTGCTGGAATTGCAGAGAAATGGGAAGCATCTGAAGATGGGATGGTTTGGACCTTCCACCTTCGTGAGGCGAAGTGGAATGATGGTACGGCTGTAATGGCTCATGACTTTGTTTATGCTTGGGAACGTGCAGTGGACCCAGCTATTGGCTCCATCTATGCCTCCATCGTATCTGACCACGTGAAAAATGCTGAAGCACTTGATGAAAAGACGTTAAAAGTGGAATTGGCAAATCCAACACCTTACTTTGAATCATTGATGTCCTTCCAAACCTTCTTCCCTGCGAAGAAAGAATTTGTTGAAGCAAATGGCGAAGGATATGGAACAGAACCTGATAAGTTACTATATAATGGTCCCTTCAAGTTAGCACAGTGGGAGCATAATAATCGACTCGTCCTCGAGAAAAACGAGAATTATTGGGATGCAGATACAGTTAAATTGACTAAAATTACCCTCGATATTGTGAAGGATGGGAATGCTGATTTAGCTCTTTACGAAGAAGGCTCCATCGATCGGGTTGGCCTTGCACGGGAACAAGTTCCAATGTTTAAGGACCATGCAGAATATAACACCATTAGTGAACCTGTTGTATTCTATATGATGTTAAATACCAAGACCGATGTGCTAGCTAATAGCAATATTCGTAAAGCACTCTCTTATGGCTTTGACCGTCAAGCATACACTGATGTAATCTTAAACAATGGCTCGGTACCAGCACATGGGTTAATCCCAGATAATGTGCCTGGACCAGAAGGTGCCAAGGACTTCCGTTCTGCGAATGGAGATTTAGTCACTTATGATCCAGAAAAGGCAAAAGAATTTTTAAATGCAGGATTGAAAGAATTAGGTTTAGAGAAATTACCTCCACTCCGTTATCTAAGTACGGATTCAACCACAGGAATTAAGGGTTCAGAATTTGTAAAAGAAAACTACACTAAATTGGGCATCGATATTGCTGTAGAACTTGTACCAGTAGCAACTGTAAAAGAAAAGCGCCAAAAGGGCGAATTTGAGCTTTACTTCGGTGGCTGGGGACCAGACTACTGGGATCCGATGACCTTCATGGATCTATGGGTAACCGATGGTCCATTTAATGAAGGAAAATGGTCCAATGCCCAATACGATGAAATTATTCAATTTGCAAAGAGTACATCGGATACAAAAACTCGGATGGAACGTCTACTAGAAGCTGAACGCATTTTGATCCAAGATGAAGCTGCCATTGTTCCTGCTTACTATCGGACGATTGCTTACTTACAAAAACCCTATGTACAGAACTTCGTTATGCATCCCTTTGGTGCAGATCACGAGTGGAAATGGGTAGAAATCGGAGCTCACTAA
- a CDS encoding peptide ABC transporter substrate-binding protein, whose translation MRYSSLFEPLLDPQRAQYNIEFEIVNAVMEGLLRLDPESKPAPGIAETWEISEDGMVWTFHLRDAQWSDGTPVTAQDFAYAWQRAVDPAVGSIYATIVEDHVKKAEALDEKTLKVELANPTPYFDSLMTFQTFFPAKQEFVEAAGEKYGTDVNQLLYNGPFKLAQWEHNNRIVLEKNPTYWDADTVKLEQVTMDIVKDSNAALSLYEEGSIDRVGLAREQVPLYKDHAEFMTRNDPVVFYMLVNTETDVLKNANIRKALSYGFNRQSYCDVILNNGSVPANGLIPDEVPGPEGAKDFRSANGDLVTYDLDQAKQYLAEGLKELGLEKLPPLRYLGYDSDSGIKGSEFVKENYAQLGVDITVENLPVAAVKEKRANGDFDLFFGGWGPDYWDPMTFMDLFVTDGPFNEGKWSNAKYDEIIQFAKTTSDSASRMERLVEAEKILIQEDAGIIPVYYRNVSMLQKPYVKNFVTHPFGADTDFKWVEIVGKEAPAK comes from the coding sequence ATGCGATACTCCTCTTTATTTGAACCACTTTTAGACCCTCAACGTGCTCAATATAATATTGAGTTTGAGATTGTGAATGCGGTCATGGAAGGATTACTTCGCTTAGACCCTGAAAGCAAACCAGCACCTGGAATTGCTGAAACCTGGGAGATCTCTGAAGATGGTATGGTATGGACATTCCATCTCCGTGATGCACAATGGAGTGATGGTACTCCTGTAACTGCTCAAGACTTCGCATACGCATGGCAACGAGCTGTAGACCCAGCTGTGGGTTCAATCTATGCTACCATCGTAGAAGACCATGTGAAGAAAGCAGAAGCTCTCGATGAGAAAACATTGAAGGTAGAACTAGCGAATCCTACTCCTTACTTTGATTCTCTCATGACATTCCAAACCTTCTTCCCAGCTAAGCAAGAGTTTGTGGAGGCTGCTGGTGAAAAATATGGGACAGATGTAAACCAACTCTTATATAATGGCCCATTCAAGTTAGCGCAATGGGAACATAATAATCGCATTGTTTTAGAGAAGAACCCAACTTATTGGGACGCTGATACTGTAAAACTAGAGCAAGTCACTATGGATATCGTGAAAGACTCCAATGCTGCCTTATCTCTATACGAAGAGGGTTCCATTGACCGTGTAGGTCTCGCACGTGAACAGGTACCTCTCTATAAGGATCATGCAGAATTTATGACTCGAAATGACCCGGTTGTTTTCTACATGCTAGTGAATACAGAAACTGATGTATTGAAAAATGCCAATATCCGTAAGGCTCTCTCCTATGGATTTAATCGTCAAAGCTATTGTGATGTTATCTTAAATAATGGATCCGTACCTGCCAATGGCTTAATTCCAGATGAGGTGCCTGGTCCTGAAGGTGCCAAGGACTTCCGCTCTGCCAATGGGGATCTAGTCACCTATGATTTAGATCAAGCTAAACAATACCTTGCTGAAGGCTTGAAGGAGCTTGGCTTGGAGAAGTTACCACCACTTCGTTATCTTGGTTATGATAGTGACTCTGGTATTAAAGGTTCAGAATTTGTTAAAGAAAACTATGCACAATTAGGTGTGGATATTACTGTAGAAAACCTACCAGTAGCAGCTGTGAAAGAAAAACGTGCCAATGGCGATTTTGACCTCTTCTTTGGTGGTTGGGGTCCAGACTATTGGGATCCAATGACCTTCATGGATTTATTCGTTACAGATGGCCCATTTAATGAAGGCAAATGGTCCAATGCAAAATACGATGAGATCATACAATTCGCTAAGACGACCTCTGATTCAGCATCACGGATGGAACGACTTGTTGAAGCAGAAAAGATTCTTATCCAAGAGGATGCAGGTATCATTCCTGTTTACTATCGAAATGTTTCAATGCTACAAAAGCCATATGTGAAGAACTTCGTTACCCATCCATTTGGTGCAGATACAGACTTTAAGTGGGTAGAGATTGTAGGTAAGGAAGCTCCAGCAAAATAG
- a CDS encoding peptide ABC transporter substrate-binding protein has translation MKRMNKWLLTMLAVVLVMSVALTGCGSKDEQPAANNNEPAEPAAEASEQVMHLDLSDEPLLDPQKAQYDYEFRVLNNVMEGLVRLDANQKATPGIAESWDISEDGMTWTFHLRDAKWSDGTPVTAQDFAYAWQRAVAPETGSIYAAIVSDHVKTAEAVDEKTLKVELANPAPYFETLMAFQTFFPAKQEFVEANGEKYGTDADKLLYNGPFMLTSWEHNNRLELKKNDNYWDAETVQLTEITLDIVKDSNASLALYEEGSIDRTGLAREQVPLYKDHAEFLTLSEPTVFYMLLNTKNEALQNANIRKAISYGFDRQAYCDVILNNGSVPASGLIPPEVPGLGDQDFRTGNGDLVTYDADKAKEYLTAGLKELGLEKLPTIRYLSYDNDSGIKGAEFFKENYKNLGIDITVENLPVAAVKEKRANGDFDIFFGGWGPDYWDPMTFMDLFVTDGPFNEGKWSNAQYDEAITFAKSSSDAEQRMTRMLEAEKILIQDEAGISPVFFKRVSILQKPYIKNYVTHPYGADADWKWTSIEGK, from the coding sequence ATGAAACGCATGAACAAATGGTTGCTAACCATGTTAGCTGTTGTTCTTGTAATGAGCGTTGCTCTTACAGGATGCGGTAGTAAAGATGAACAACCAGCAGCTAACAACAATGAACCAGCAGAACCAGCAGCAGAAGCAAGTGAGCAAGTAATGCATTTGGATTTGAGTGACGAACCACTACTTGATCCACAAAAAGCCCAATACGACTATGAATTCCGTGTTCTTAATAATGTGATGGAAGGTCTAGTTCGTCTTGATGCAAACCAAAAGGCAACACCTGGTATAGCAGAAAGCTGGGATATCTCTGAAGATGGGATGACTTGGACATTCCACCTCCGCGATGCAAAATGGAGTGATGGAACACCAGTAACCGCTCAAGATTTTGCTTATGCATGGCAACGTGCAGTTGCACCAGAGACAGGCTCGATTTATGCAGCCATCGTTTCTGACCATGTGAAGACAGCAGAAGCTGTAGATGAAAAAACCTTGAAGGTAGAGTTAGCTAATCCAGCTCCATATTTTGAAACATTGATGGCATTCCAAACCTTCTTCCCAGCGAAGCAAGAGTTTGTTGAAGCAAATGGCGAAAAATATGGTACTGATGCAGATAAGCTTCTTTATAACGGCCCATTCATGCTTACTTCATGGGAGCATAATAACCGCCTAGAATTGAAGAAGAATGATAACTATTGGGATGCTGAAACTGTTCAATTGACAGAAATCACCCTAGATATTGTAAAGGATAGTAACGCATCACTAGCACTTTATGAAGAAGGCTCCATCGATCGTACTGGCCTTGCTCGTGAGCAAGTGCCTTTATACAAAGATCATGCTGAATTTTTAACCCTTAGTGAACCAACGGTTTTCTATATGCTATTGAATACTAAAAATGAAGCATTGCAAAATGCAAATATCCGCAAAGCCATCTCCTATGGTTTTGATCGACAAGCTTATTGCGATGTTATCTTAAATAATGGCTCTGTACCAGCTAGTGGCTTAATTCCTCCTGAAGTACCAGGACTAGGCGATCAAGATTTCCGTACAGGCAATGGTGATCTTGTTACTTATGATGCTGATAAGGCCAAAGAATATTTGACAGCTGGCTTGAAGGAACTGGGCTTAGAGAAGCTACCAACGATTCGCTACCTAAGCTATGATAATGATTCTGGTATTAAAGGTGCTGAGTTCTTCAAAGAAAACTACAAGAATCTTGGTATTGATATTACTGTAGAGAATCTACCTGTAGCAGCTGTAAAAGAAAAACGTGCCAATGGCGACTTTGATATCTTCTTCGGCGGCTGGGGTCCAGACTATTGGGATCCAATGACCTTCATGGACTTGTTCGTTACTGATGGTCCTTTTAATGAAGGTAAATGGTCTAATGCTCAATATGATGAAGCGATTACTTTCGCAAAATCAAGCAGTGATGCTGAGCAACGGATGACCCGTATGTTAGAAGCAGAAAAAATCTTGATTCAAGATGAAGCAGGTATTTCACCAGTCTTCTTCAAACGTGTATCCATACTACAAAAGCCTTATATCAAAAACTATGTAACCCATCCTTATGGTGCAGATGCTGATTGGAAATGGACATCCATTGAAGGTAAATAA
- a CDS encoding ABC transporter substrate-binding protein, which yields MLHELHLPLDSLPNLDPYTIENPSHWIPLYQMMEGLFRIASDGGIEYGLAKGWSVSPDYKAWRFQIRDAKWSDGTPIRAEDFLITWKWIQKKEYKTLYQWILQERISEMKVNDEGSLQIIMKQPEPDLIQWLATIPFYPMAPSFDEDQPLVISNGPFRLTENTATQLILVKNQNYWDSPHVKLDRVIFHLLPDEREQLAAYQAGKLHLLSLEKLPYPSYQLKGTQLQIPVPIIHYLQFNPRISLNYKEVRHYLDWSLNNEELLGTLQLSQHQRLHQWLQVLPDFFLNQAKREVTRVEDHKFEAMEELVLLAQWNRRNWEEGQVIKSQLQAAGIPIQVVLVDQNQWKEERQHGEYSFIIGEFTPLINDPIHLFQSIVHLSGDSLSLQKEKEYQELLEQAVRSENIDVRADAFGDVDLFLLGDSSILPLYLEYRQVQQVDSLHELRFQRITGIYDCKYAFIQ from the coding sequence ATGCTACACGAACTTCATCTTCCCCTTGATAGCCTTCCCAACCTTGATCCATATACCATTGAAAATCCAAGTCATTGGATCCCTCTCTATCAAATGATGGAAGGATTATTTCGGATTGCTTCTGATGGAGGTATCGAATATGGCTTAGCGAAAGGCTGGAGTGTATCGCCTGATTATAAAGCTTGGCGTTTTCAGATTCGCGATGCAAAGTGGTCAGATGGCACACCGATCCGTGCAGAGGACTTTCTGATAACTTGGAAGTGGATACAGAAGAAGGAGTATAAAACACTATATCAGTGGATTCTGCAGGAACGCATCTCAGAGATGAAGGTAAATGATGAGGGAAGTCTGCAAATCATAATGAAGCAACCAGAACCAGATCTGATCCAATGGTTAGCCACCATTCCTTTTTACCCCATGGCGCCTAGCTTTGATGAGGATCAGCCGCTTGTGATTAGCAATGGACCTTTTCGTTTGACAGAGAATACGGCAACACAGCTCATATTAGTCAAGAATCAGAATTACTGGGATTCACCTCATGTAAAGCTGGATCGGGTGATCTTTCATTTGCTCCCTGATGAGAGAGAGCAACTTGCTGCATACCAAGCAGGTAAGCTTCATCTATTAAGCCTAGAAAAGTTACCTTACCCATCCTATCAATTAAAAGGGACACAACTTCAAATACCTGTACCAATTATTCACTACCTTCAATTCAACCCTCGCATTTCCTTAAATTATAAGGAGGTACGACATTATTTGGACTGGTCCCTAAATAATGAGGAGCTGTTAGGGACACTTCAATTATCGCAACATCAACGTCTTCATCAGTGGCTTCAGGTTCTGCCAGATTTTTTTCTTAATCAAGCAAAGCGTGAAGTAACCAGGGTTGAGGATCATAAGTTTGAAGCAATGGAGGAGCTTGTGCTTTTAGCTCAATGGAACCGAAGAAATTGGGAGGAAGGACAAGTAATCAAAAGTCAGCTCCAAGCAGCAGGAATACCGATACAAGTAGTTCTTGTTGACCAGAACCAATGGAAGGAAGAACGTCAACATGGTGAGTATTCCTTCATCATTGGCGAATTTACGCCATTGATCAATGATCCTATCCACCTGTTTCAAAGCATAGTTCATCTTAGTGGTGACTCATTATCACTTCAGAAAGAGAAAGAGTATCAAGAACTGCTTGAACAGGCAGTTCGTAGTGAAAATATTGATGTGCGGGCAGACGCCTTTGGAGATGTAGACTTATTTCTACTAGGTGATAGTTCGATTCTGCCTCTTTATTTAGAGTACCGTCAGGTTCAGCAAGTAGACTCTCTTCATGAGTTGAGATTTCAACGAATTACAGGGATCTATGATTGCAAATATGCGTTTATTCAATAG